The DNA window TTTTACTTCAGCAGGAACTTTAATTCTGTTTGTCACTCCATGCATGGTCATATCACCGGAAACATCGACCTTATAAGTGCCAGGTTTAGATAAATTCAAAGCACTGTAGTTTTCAATTGCTCCCTTGAAAGTAGCTTTAGGGAATTTACCGGATTCCATATAATTTTCATTGAAGTGCTCCTGCATAAGGGCCCGATCAAACTGAAAGGCATTGATGAGCGCAGCAAATTCAACTCTTCCACTTGCCAGGTCAAATACAGTACTGCCGGTGTTATTTACGGCTTCAATTTTCTCCATAGGAGAATCGGAATGAAACTTGACGTATGCATTCTTAGCATAGTATTTTTGAGCAAAACCATTTGTCAGGATCAAAAAAGAGGCAAAAAGGAAAATCAGTTTTTTCATTGTATTTGTTTAAACTATAGACGCTAAAATAGCATAAAAGTTTTCACCTAAATTTAAGGATAACAAAACTTTAACTTAGGATCAGGCTACCAAGAGAAGCATTCAGTTTTAGCCAATGATTTTGTCCGGATTGGCCTTAATAAAGCTTTTCCAGTTTTTGGCTTTGGTGCTTGGGCCAATGGCAGAATTGGCCTGACAGCTGTAGCAGTAAGCTGTAGCCAGGGCATCGGAGGCATCCAAATAACGGACCTCAATTTTATAATTCAGTAATCGGCTTACCATGTCTGCGACCTGTTCCTTGGAGGCATTTCCATTCCCGGTAACCGCCTTTTTTATCCTTTTGGCGGAGAATTCATAGATTTTTACGCCCATCACCATCGCAGCTGCAATGGCCACACCCTGAGCACGTCCAAGTTTGAGCATGGATTGAGCATTTTTCCCATAAAAGGGTAACTCAATCGAAAGAATACCGGTGTGGTAGGTCTCTATGATCTCTTGTATTTGTAGGAATATTTCTTTTAGTTTGGATTGGTCATCCACCTCATTCTTTAGGTGAATCACGTTACAATCCAAAACTCTGGCTTGTGACCCGTTCAATTCCAAGACTCCAAAGCCTAAAATATTAGTTCCGGGATCAATTCCTAAAATTCTATTTTCATTTAAAATCATAGTAAATATTCGCAAAAGTAGGAGAAATTAGCCAGCCAATGTATAACATTCACTTTTATTGACGTTCTTGCATGTAAATTTTGTGAGTTGAGAATTAAATTTCCAATCAGTGCAGGCTTGACTTTTATTTCATTTATTGGAGTTGGGTATTATTTATACACAGGCGTAATTTTTTTCAACAATACTTCAATTCACCTACCTTCTATTTTGATAGTTTTACTTTTGATGCCTATAAATTGGGGACTTGAAAGTCTGAAAATTTATCAAAAATTCAATCTGAATTATTCATTTAAGGATTGTGTGCGAATTACCCTTAAAGGCCTGGGACTCTCACTGGTTACACCATTTGGATTGGGTGCATATGTAGGAAGAGCATTGTTTGAAGAACAGGAGAAGAGAGATAAGTTGTTGCGTGCATCGGTTTACGCTTCCTATGCACAAAGCATAGTTACATTTGGTATTGGATTGGCCGCTTTCATTATGTTTAGATCTTCAGCACGTGTAGCGGGATTATCCGAATTCAATACTTATTTGGTTACGAATACTATGCTGTTTGCCGGAATGGCATTTATGTGTTGGTTTTTTCTAATGGATGGGAAAAGTATTTTGTTAAATCTTTATTTGCGTAATACCTCCATTTTAATTTTCGATGCTAAATTTTATTCAACATTTGCGAGCTTGATCAAATTGTCATTTCTGCGTTACCTGGTATTCGGATTTCAGTATTTAGTTTTATTGATGCCATTTTATTCAGAATCCTGGAGTGAGCTTATTCTTCCGATCAGCATTATTTTTATGTTTCAAACCATGTTGGTAGTTCCACCATTGCTTTCGGGACTTTTAAGAGGTGGAGTTGCTGCTTTTATTCTGAGTCCCCTTGGGATCGATTACACGGTTTGTTTGGGATTAGCATCCACTTTGTTTTTGATCAACCTTATTCTGCCTGCATTGGCTGGCAGTTTTATATTATTCAGTGAACTTAGAACTCAATACAGAATTAAATTGTTAACTGAGAAATGAACATTCCAAAATTAAGAAGGATGAGTTTGAGAACCCTGGTGTTCTTTCTGCTCCTGATGTTTGGGGTTTGCCCGCTTTCTGCCAGAGAGACACCTTTTGTGGCTGGGGAGAAAATTGTGTATAAATTGTATTACAACTGGAATTTTGTTTGGCTGTCTGCGGGCGAAGTAGTATTTGAGATCAAGGATGAAGGAGATGTTTATCACATTGAAGTGACAGGCAGGACCTATGCATCTTATGAGTGGTTTTATAAAGTCAGAGATAAATACCACAGTTATATAGATAAGAACACATTACTTCCGGTTTTGTACATTAGAGATATCCAGCAGGGTACTTATATTCATTATGAGAAGATTGAATTTGATTATGTAAATAAAAAGATTACTTCTTATACAGGACGCACCATAAAAGAAGCCAGGCCAAAGGTTATTCCAATGCCATATAATGTTTACGATTTAGTTTCCTCCATGTATTTCCTTCGTGGCATCAATTTAAATGAATTCAAATCATCCAAAAAGGTTGATTTCAGTCTGGTATTGGACAACAAAATTTATAACATGGATCTTGTGTGTCAGAAAGAACGTAAGAATTTCAGTGTGAAGGAAAGCGGTAATTTCAATGTGCTGGAGTGTCAGGGAGAGTTGATTTCCGGTGGAATGTTTAAAGAGGACACCAAGATGAAAGTCTATGTGGGTGACGATGAAAATAAACTACCTTTGGTCATCGAATCACCCTTGGCTGTAGGTTCTGTAAAAGCAGTTTTAAAGAGTTATGAAAATTTAAAACATCCATTGAGTTCCAAAAGATAAATTGATGAGAATTTTTTTATTGACACTGGCCTTAATATTATCATTTGCGATCGGATTTTATTCAGGGTTGGGTTATAATTCCCAAAAATTTAAGAGCGAGGTTGGATCCACGCTCATGCTCGAACGTATCCGAGAGGTTTTTAAAGTGGCCGCAATGGAAGCTGAATACAGTGAATTGTTTACTCATAAAGACTACACCTGGTTTGATTTAAGTCCATTCAGAAAAGTGGCTATCATCAGGGTGAAGGCTAAGGTGTTGGCGGGATTTGATTTGGATACAAGTCAGGTTAGGATAGACGAAAAGTTGAAAACTATTTTTATACATTTTCATTCCAACGCAAAAATATTATCACTTGATCACCAACTCGATTATTATGACTTGCAGCAGGGGACCTTTAATTATTTTACTCCTCAGGAGCTTACTTTAATTCAGGATAAGGCCAGAGACATTATTTTGAGAAAAGCAGAGGGATCTGATTTACTCAAAAGGGCAGACGCAAGGAGATTAGAGTTGGTCCAAGCAATTGATGAGTTGTGTAAAAATCTCGGATGGAAGGTTGAAATGGTTATAAGTCCTGAGCCTAAAAGGCCTTTTATTCAGTAATTCTCACTTATTATTTTAGCTAATTCACATCAAGAAAAAAAATTCATTTTTTTTGTCTCCTTGCATTTACAATTCATTATAAAATTTAATGTGGTGTGACAAGTCAAAGGGTCACTCAGTCAAAATTTGTAAGATACTTCTTTCATTGTTGGTTGTATAAATTTTGATTTACTCTAAAATGACTTATCATAAATTTGGTCAATCCAATAAACCTTAAATTTTCTTTAACATTTCAAGTGAATCATTTCGTCTGTTGAAGGCGTTTTGTTATCATCATGAGTTAATAAATAGGCTTCGTTTTAAAATCGGGATAAGATTCCCACAGGGATTAGGGAAGTCATCTCCAACAAGTTGGAGATGGCTTTTTTTATTTTTGCGAATTCTATTTTTGTTATCTACTTATTTAGGAAGGATGATTTTCTAATCCACCCCGATTTGAAATTTTATTCATTAGGTTAAAATCTTCAAATGAGTCATCTACCATATTTTAAATTGGTGGACTAAACAAACCCAGCTATCCAGATCACTTTTACAGATTCACAAAGAATTCATTAAACCCAATTGATGTATTAGAATTTCTATTCCAAGTCAAAAAACCATCAAATAATCAGTAAACCGTCTTCACGCAACTGGCAGGCAGGACTCCTTCCCTTAATGAACTTACTTTCATTACATTGATAGTAATCAAAGAGCGTTCATTCATGGTGGGCTTATCTTAATTGGGCATTTATCTTTTTTCATGAAATCCAAATCTATAATATGAGATAAATTTACTGGAATGATATTTTTGAGAAAGGAGGGATCTTCCAATCAAAGTTCCGCACCATAGAAATTTTTTTATTCAATTTTCGAATTCTGGATCTAAGTAGAAACGTTAAGTTTATTGATTATTTATAATAAATTTTAAATTAAACACTTATGGTTTATATTTAAACTAAATGTAATTTATAAAATGAATTTTTTGTTTTCTAAAAGTCACCGCACAAATTATCCTCAGTTTTTTTTTATCCATATTCCTTGAAAATCCCTTTTAATCCATAGGGGTATTGAAATATTTTCTTGTCATGAGAGTAGTGAAATCAGATTGATTTGACTCATTAAATATTTTTTTAATGGTTAACTAACTGATTTTGCGATTTCTGAATTTTTTTTTTAGAAATTTTAAAACTCATTAGAAAAACAAATTTTTTCAAATCATGATGAAGCGTTACCAAATTAAAAGATTTCAATTGTTGTGGATTCTTTTTTTATTTGCTTTTCAATTTTCGAAAGCGACCAACTGCACTTGTCCAAACAACGTTGTTCAAAATCCTAGTTTTGAGAATGGGATTACAAACTGGACATATTTCAATGGAAATTTTTCAGCAAATACGTATGCAGCGCAGTGCGGCACTTATGCGGGACATTTTCAGCATACCAGTGGTAACGGTGGATTCTATCAGGATCTCACAAATGTTGCAGTTGGATCAAAATTAACCATCAGTTTTTATGGAGGAGTTCACGACAATTCCTTCAATCAGAGATTTGGATTGTTTTATCTCAACAGTGCCGGGGTGCAGATTGGTGGAGACTCAGTTAATGTCGATGGTCCATTACCTAATATGAGTTTTTACACCATAATTTCCACGGTGCCAAGTGGGACAACCAAGGTTAGAATAATGGGGAAGGCTAGTGGTAATTGGTTGAAAGTCGATCAAATTTGTTTGAATGTAGAGCAGCCATGTGTGAATTTTACAGCATTGGCACAATCCGATTTAAACCTCGTTAAAACCAGAAGTTGGACCAATCAAATTACATGTGGTAGTGAACCGGAAAGAATTTTTTATGCAGATTGTTTATTGGACAATATAAGTGGAGGAACAGGAGGGAATAGGAAACTATGGAAAGTTGTTTCAGCTGGAACTTTTAAGGAGTATTGTGACGGCACAGCTTATGCAGTAGTTCAGGTTCAAAATGTGGATTTACCAACTTATAAATTCAACATTACCTTAATTCTTAGTGGCAGAACTTTTAGTGCTCCTGCAGGAAGTCCACATCTTGAAGGGTGTACAAGTTCCAGTAAAACCAACTGGTATTATTACACAAGCCTAAAAGGCTCATTTGTTGGATTAGAAAGTCTGGCAGGTGGAGTTTTAGCAGTAACAGGTAAAATGGCTGCTTTCCAAATGGGAACCAATGCAAGTTTATATGGAGTCCTTGGAAATTTTGGTGCAAGTTCATGGATGGATTATGCTATAATTTGTCAGCCTAATGGATTCAATTTAAAAACAGATTGTCAATTTGACTTTAATTTCTTTTTAAGTGGTGGAGATCTATTGGCATCAGATGCAAGCACTTGCGGAAAAATATGTGTTGGACAAAGTACTAACTTAAACGGGTATGCTGTTGGAGGTAAGCCGGCATATACTTATTCGTGGAGTCATGGTCTTGGAACAGGTCAAACTAAATCTGTTAGTCCTGCAACTACTACCACTTACACCGTAACAGCAACAGATGCTAACGGTTGCACCGCAACCGATGCGGTAATGATTATGGTTAATCCTGCACCAACGGTTGATGCAGGAGCAAATCAAATTCTTTGTCCGGGTAAATGCACAGACTTAACAGCAACAGCTAGTGGAGGAACTTCACCATATACTTATACCTGGGATAAAGGTCTGGGTACAGGCCAAACCAAAAATGTCTGTCCAAGTGTTACCACCACTTATACAGTCACAGTAACAGATGCAAAAGGTTGTACAGCAACTGATGCAGTTACAGTTACTGTGAATCCAAATATTCTGGTGACCATCACTAAAATTGATGCAAAATGCGGAATATTAAACGGATCTGCAACTGCAAATCCAACTGGTGGAACCCAGCCTTACACCTATAAATGGTCAAATGGTCCAACCACCCAAATAAACAGCAATATAGGTCCAGGCAATTATACAGTAACGGTTACTGACTCCAAGGGATGTACAGCAACTGCTTCAACGGCCATTATAAATATTGGTGGCCCAAGTCTTGATGCGGGAGCAGATAAATCCATTTGTATAGGTAGCAGTGCAAACCTTACTGCAAATGCAACCGGAGGTACAACTCCTTATACTTATGTTTGGGACAACGGACTTGGAACAGGACAAAATAAAACTGTTTCACCAACAGTAACAACTACTTATTCTGTAACTGTTACCGATGCAAATGGTTGTACAGCTGCTGATCAGGTGAAAGTTATAGTCTATCCAAATCCAATGGTTACCATCAATAAGAATGATGCTAAATGTGGATTCTCTAATGGTTCAGCCACTGCAAATCCAAGTGGAGGAACGTCACCATATACGTACAATTGGTCCAATGGAGGAACGACACAAAGCATCAGTAATTTGTCAGCAGGAAACTACAGTGTTACCGTTACAGACAGTAAAGGATGTACGGCAACAGCGAGTACTACATTAAACAATATCAGTGGACCGACAGTAGATGCAGGTTCAGATAAATCAGGTTGTGTAGGATCGACATTCAATTTAAGTGCAACAGCCAATGGCGGCACTTCACCATATACGTATACATGGGATAATGGATTAGGAAATGGCCAGAGCAAAACGGTCAATCCAGGTTTCACGACCACATACACAGTTACGGTTACCGATGCAAACGGCTGTACGGCAGTAGATCAGGTGAAAGTAATTATCTATCCAAACCCAAGTGTGAGCATAGACAAATGGCATGCAAAATGCGGCTATGCAAATGGGTCAGCCACAGCGAATGCAAGTGGCGGCACCTCACCATATACCTACAATTGGTCCAATGGAGGAACGACACAAAGCATCAGCAATTTATCAGCAGGAAACTACAGTGTTACCGTTACAGACAGCAAAGGATGTACGGCAACAGCGAGTACCACCATCAACAATACAAATGGTCCTACTGTAGATGCTGGCGCAGATAAATCAGGTTGTGTAGGATCGACATTCAATTTAAGTGCAACAGCCAATGGCGGCACTTCACCATATACGTATGCATGGGATAATGGATTAGGAAACGGACAAAACAAAACCGTAAATCCTGGATTTACAACAACGTATACAGTTACAGTTACGGATGCAAACGGCTGTACGGCAGTAGATCAGGTGAAAGTAATCATCTATCCAAACCCAAGTGTAAGCATAGACAAATGGCATGCAAAATGCGGTTATGCAAATGGGTCAGCGACTGCGAATGCAAGTGGAGGTACGTCACCGTATACGTACAATTGGTCCAATGGAGGAACGACACAAAGCATCAGCAATTTATCAGCAGGAAACTACAGTGTTACCGTTACAGACAGTAAAGGATGTACGGCAACAGCGAGTACCACCATCAACAATACAAACGGACCGACAGTAGATGCTGGAGCAGATAAATCAGGTTGTGTAGGATCGACATTCAATTTAAGTGCAACAGCCAATGGCGGCACTTCACCATATACGTATGCATGGGATAATGGATTAGGAAACGGACAAAACAAAACCGTAAATCCTGGATTTACAACAACGTATACAGTTACAGTTACGGATGCAAACGGCTGTACGGCAGTAGATCAGGTGAAAGTAATCATCTATCCAAACCCAAGTGTAAGCATAGACAAATGGCATGCAAAATGCGGTTATGCAAATGGGTCAGCGACTGCGAATGCAAGTGGAGGTACGTCACCGTATACGTACAATTGGTCCAATGGAGGAACGACACAAAGCATCAGCAATTTATCAGCAGGAAACTACAGTGTTACCGTTACAGACAGTAAAGGATGTACGGCAACAGCGAGTACCACCATCAACAATACAAACGGACCGACAGTAGATGCTGGAGCAGATAAATCAGGTTGTGTAGGATCGACATTCAATTTAAGTGCAACAGCCAATGGCGGCACTTCACCATATACGTATGCATGGGATAATGGATTAGGAAACGGACAAAACAAAACCGTAAATCCAGGTTTCACGACCACATACACAGTGACGGTTACCGATGCAAACGGCTGTACCGCAGTGGATCAGGTGAAAGTGATAATTTATCCGAACCCAAGTGTGAGCATTGATAAATGGCATGCAAAATGCGGCTATGCAAATGGGTCAGCCACAGCGAATGCAAGTGGCGGAACGTCACCATACACCTACAATTGGTCCAATGGAGGAACGACACAAAGCATCAGCAATTTATCAGCAGGAAACTACAGTGTTACCGTTACAGACAGTAAAGGATGTACGGCAACAGCGAGTACCACCATCAACAATACAAATGGTCCTACAGTAGATGCCGGAGCAGATAAATCAGGTTGTGTAGGATCGACATTCAATTTAAGTGCAACAGCCAATGGCGGCACTTCACCATATACGTATGCATGGGATAATGGATTAGGAAACGGACAAAACAAAACAGTAAATCCTGGATTCACAACAACGTATACAGTTACAGTTACCGATGCAAACGGATGTACGGCAGTAGATCAGGTGAAAGTAATCATCTATCCAAACCCAAGTGTAAGCATAGACAAATGGCATGCAAAATGCGGCTATGCAAATGGGTCAGCCACAGCGAATGCAAGTGGTGGAACGTCACCATACACCTACAATTGGTCCAATGGAGGAACGACACAAAGCATCAGCAATTTATCAGCAGGAAACTACAGTGTTACCGTTACCGACAGCAAAGGATGTACGGCAACAGCGAGTACCACCATCAACAATACAAACGGACCGACAGTAGATGCTGGCGCAGATAAATCAGGTTGTGTAGGATCGACATTCAATTTAAGTGCAACAGCCAATGGCGGCACTTCACCATATACGTATGCATGGGATAATGGATTAGGAAACGGACAAAACAAAACCGTAAATCCTGGATTCACAACAACGTATACAGTTACAGTTACAGATGCAAACGGATGTACGGCAGTAGATCAGGTGAAAGTAATCATCTATCCAAACCCAAGTGTAAGCATAGACAAATGGCATGCAAAATGCGGCTATGCAAATGGGTCAGCCACAGCGAATGCAAGTGGTGGCACCTCACCATACACCTACAATTGGTCCAATGGAGGAACGACACAAAGCATCAGCAATTTATCAGCAGGAAACTACAGTGTTACCGTTACCGACAGCAAAGGATGTACGGCAACAGCGAGTACCACGATCAACAATACAAATGGTCCTACAGTAGATGCTGGCGCAGATAAATCAGGTTGTGTAGGATCGACATTCAATTTAAGTGCAACAGCCAATGGCGGCACTTCACCATATACGTATGCATGGGATAATGGATTAGGAAACGGACAAAACAAAACAGTAAATCCTGGATTCACGACAACGTATACAGTTACAGTTACGGATGCAAACGGATGTACGGCAGTAGATCAGGTGAAAGTGATCATCTATCCAAACCCAAGTGTAAGCATAGACAAGTGGCATGCAAAATGCGGCTATGCAAATGGGTCAGCCACAGCGAATGCAAGTGGCGGAACCTCACCATACACCTACAATTGGTCCAATGGAGGAACGACACAAAGCATCAGCAATTTATCAGCAGGAAACTACAGTGTTACGGTTACGGACAGTAAAGGATGTACGGCAACAGCGAGTACCACGATCAACAATACAAACGGACCGACAGTGGATGCTGGAGCAGATAAATCAGGTTGTGTAGGATCTACATTCAATTTAAGTGCAACAGCCAATGGCGGCACTTCACCATATACATATGCATGGGATAATGGATTAGGAAATGGACAAAGTAAAACTGTGAGTCCGGCATTTACAAGCACTTACACAGTTACGGTTACAGATGCAAATGGATGTACTGCAACAGATAAAGTAAAAATTACAATATTGGATTGCAGTCCAAAAATTACGCATGAAAAAACATTAGCTTCAATAACTAAAGTTGGATTGAATACATATAATGTAGTTTACCATATTCTAGTCAAAAATACCGGTTACGCCGGAGTTTATGATTTAAGTGACAAGTCAGGTTTTGATGATGATATAGCGATCAACACCGTTACCTATTCATCCAATGCTCCTGGAAATCCGGGTAATGTCTTGTTTGGAAGTGGACCTTGGAAACTTGCAGACAATCAAGCAATTTTTGCAAACACAAATCATTTATATGTCATCAGTTTTAATGTCAAAATTGACTTAAGTGCAACATCTGGAGGTAACAATACTTATTATTCATGTGGAAGGTCATTGGTTAATAGACCTTCTGCCGGAGAAGCATTGTTTAATGAATCCCTATTAGACCTTAATGATGACGGATTTTATGAAGAGAGAGACACAGCTTGCGGAGATTTACCATATATCGAACATACAAAAACTCTAAGTAAATTGGTTCAGACCGGACCAAGGAATTTTCAGGTGAGTTACAATATTGTGGTAGTGAATAAAGGAGGAAAGGCAGATAATTATGCATTGGCGGATCGTCCGGCATTTGATAATGACATAAGCATTTTAGGTGCTAGATACAATACAGATGCT is part of the Candidatus Vicinibacter affinis genome and encodes:
- a CDS encoding YceI family protein; the protein is MKKLIFLFASFLILTNGFAQKYYAKNAYVKFHSDSPMEKIEAVNNTGSTVFDLASGRVEFAALINAFQFDRALMQEHFNENYMESGKFPKATFKGAIENYSALNLSKPGTYKVDVSGDMTMHGVTNRIKVPAEVKVETGGLSSETKFKIKCEDYKISIPSVVRDKIAKEIEVTVKTKYLPMPQK
- the ruvC gene encoding crossover junction endodeoxyribonuclease RuvC — encoded protein: MILNENRILGIDPGTNILGFGVLELNGSQARVLDCNVIHLKNEVDDQSKLKEIFLQIQEIIETYHTGILSIELPFYGKNAQSMLKLGRAQGVAIAAAMVMGVKIYEFSAKRIKKAVTGNGNASKEQVADMVSRLLNYKIEVRYLDASDALATAYCYSCQANSAIGPSTKAKNWKSFIKANPDKIIG
- a CDS encoding DUF3108 domain-containing protein, giving the protein MNIPKLRRMSLRTLVFFLLLMFGVCPLSARETPFVAGEKIVYKLYYNWNFVWLSAGEVVFEIKDEGDVYHIEVTGRTYASYEWFYKVRDKYHSYIDKNTLLPVLYIRDIQQGTYIHYEKIEFDYVNKKITSYTGRTIKEARPKVIPMPYNVYDLVSSMYFLRGINLNEFKSSKKVDFSLVLDNKIYNMDLVCQKERKNFSVKESGNFNVLECQGELISGGMFKEDTKMKVYVGDDENKLPLVIESPLAVGSVKAVLKSYENLKHPLSSKR
- a CDS encoding DUF4230 domain-containing protein, producing MRIFLLTLALILSFAIGFYSGLGYNSQKFKSEVGSTLMLERIREVFKVAAMEAEYSELFTHKDYTWFDLSPFRKVAIIRVKAKVLAGFDLDTSQVRIDEKLKTIFIHFHSNAKILSLDHQLDYYDLQQGTFNYFTPQELTLIQDKARDIILRKAEGSDLLKRADARRLELVQAIDELCKNLGWKVEMVISPEPKRPFIQ
- a CDS encoding T9SS type A sorting domain-containing protein; translation: MMKRYQIKRFQLLWILFLFAFQFSKATNCTCPNNVVQNPSFENGITNWTYFNGNFSANTYAAQCGTYAGHFQHTSGNGGFYQDLTNVAVGSKLTISFYGGVHDNSFNQRFGLFYLNSAGVQIGGDSVNVDGPLPNMSFYTIISTVPSGTTKVRIMGKASGNWLKVDQICLNVEQPCVNFTALAQSDLNLVKTRSWTNQITCGSEPERIFYADCLLDNISGGTGGNRKLWKVVSAGTFKEYCDGTAYAVVQVQNVDLPTYKFNITLILSGRTFSAPAGSPHLEGCTSSSKTNWYYYTSLKGSFVGLESLAGGVLAVTGKMAAFQMGTNASLYGVLGNFGASSWMDYAIICQPNGFNLKTDCQFDFNFFLSGGDLLASDASTCGKICVGQSTNLNGYAVGGKPAYTYSWSHGLGTGQTKSVSPATTTTYTVTATDANGCTATDAVMIMVNPAPTVDAGANQILCPGKCTDLTATASGGTSPYTYTWDKGLGTGQTKNVCPSVTTTYTVTVTDAKGCTATDAVTVTVNPNILVTITKIDAKCGILNGSATANPTGGTQPYTYKWSNGPTTQINSNIGPGNYTVTVTDSKGCTATASTAIINIGGPSLDAGADKSICIGSSANLTANATGGTTPYTYVWDNGLGTGQNKTVSPTVTTTYSVTVTDANGCTAADQVKVIVYPNPMVTINKNDAKCGFSNGSATANPSGGTSPYTYNWSNGGTTQSISNLSAGNYSVTVTDSKGCTATASTTLNNISGPTVDAGSDKSGCVGSTFNLSATANGGTSPYTYTWDNGLGNGQSKTVNPGFTTTYTVTVTDANGCTAVDQVKVIIYPNPSVSIDKWHAKCGYANGSATANASGGTSPYTYNWSNGGTTQSISNLSAGNYSVTVTDSKGCTATASTTINNTNGPTVDAGADKSGCVGSTFNLSATANGGTSPYTYAWDNGLGNGQNKTVNPGFTTTYTVTVTDANGCTAVDQVKVIIYPNPSVSIDKWHAKCGYANGSATANASGGTSPYTYNWSNGGTTQSISNLSAGNYSVTVTDSKGCTATASTTINNTNGPTVDAGADKSGCVGSTFNLSATANGGTSPYTYAWDNGLGNGQNKTVNPGFTTTYTVTVTDANGCTAVDQVKVIIYPNPSVSIDKWHAKCGYANGSATANASGGTSPYTYNWSNGGTTQSISNLSAGNYSVTVTDSKGCTATASTTINNTNGPTVDAGADKSGCVGSTFNLSATANGGTSPYTYAWDNGLGNGQNKTVNPGFTTTYTVTVTDANGCTAVDQVKVIIYPNPSVSIDKWHAKCGYANGSATANASGGTSPYTYNWSNGGTTQSISNLSAGNYSVTVTDSKGCTATASTTINNTNGPTVDAGADKSGCVGSTFNLSATANGGTSPYTYAWDNGLGNGQNKTVNPGFTTTYTVTVTDANGCTAVDQVKVIIYPNPSVSIDKWHAKCGYANGSATANASGGTSPYTYNWSNGGTTQSISNLSAGNYSVTVTDSKGCTATASTTINNTNGPTVDAGADKSGCVGSTFNLSATANGGTSPYTYAWDNGLGNGQNKTVNPGFTTTYTVTVTDANGCTAVDQVKVIIYPNPSVSIDKWHAKCGYANGSATANASGGTSPYTYNWSNGGTTQSISNLSAGNYSVTVTDSKGCTATASTTINNTNGPTVDAGADKSGCVGSTFNLSATANGGTSPYTYAWDNGLGNGQNKTVNPGFTTTYTVTVTDANGCTAVDQVKVIIYPNPSVSIDKWHAKCGYANGSATANASGGTSPYTYNWSNGGTTQSISNLSAGNYSVTVTDSKGCTATASTTINNTNGPTVDAGADKSGCVGSTFNLSATANGGTSPYTYAWDNGLGNGQSKTVSPAFTSTYTVTVTDANGCTATDKVKITILDCSPKITHEKTLASITKVGLNTYNVVYHILVKNTGYAGVYDLSDKSGFDDDIAINTVTYSSNAPGNPGNVLFGSGPWKLADNQAIFANTNHLYVISFNVKIDLSATSGGNNTYYSCGRSLVNRPSAGEALFNESLLDLNDDGFYEERDTACGDLPYIEHTKTLSKLVQTGPRNFQVSYNIVVVNKGGKADNYALADRPAFDNDISILGARYNTDAPSHPANPGSINLAGTGPWNLSSGQNINPGAVHTYTIQVDVSINLEDGKGDNRYDQCGRAQSSYPVSNEGLFNESQLDISSDGTVDQKDTACADVPYIVHEKFTQNVIDRGNGDYGVIYKIDVKNLGGASGRYNLVDAPGFDNDFVIQSANYTSNAIGNIGNPNPVNLIGSGPWTLATNQNINAFSSQQYYLTVNAIIDLVVAESQGDEVYSACGSKIQGTPSSGEGLFNQSTLDVNIDGVIDQRDTTCYDIQFNLCSLGDFVWHDKNVNGKQDFGEEGIEGVPVYLYDATTNTVVRTTTTNKYGYYLFDKIQCGKYYVKFLPSSDWTVTTPNASSDVTDSDVDNSNGPGTTAMTLLSPGEDDLTWDLGLYKCSMMGGRVFFDTDKDGVFDATENGINGLDVFLMDATSGVSIAKTRTSTNPATPSDDGFYMFNCIKPGTYYIRFERLDQLASSSAYQGGNYDKDSDINHENGVNTTKRISVQSGDKVLNIGAGFMIKATVGDYAWIDANANGLQDGGEKPAAGMKVFAYNTSGTMVSESVTESNGHYMLDGIGQGDYYVKFVPLPGYGFTQAHKGPETVDNDVDGANGYGTTRVYRLISGDQLPNIDAGLTSQALPIEWLSFDAYYNGKGTELNWTTGVELNNEYFIIERKHESEGEFSKISQIAADENTTAAAHEYDYLDNGVNRSGIYYYRIKQVDKDGVYNYSKVVSIKISVDRNLGVVIYPNPVNELLKVEFWISDDAEVEVTVFDQAGKNVMSNPFGGFHKSGNYIEDINTSILAPGQYSLQIKTSNGIVNKRFSVSR